In the Thermodesulfovibrionales bacterium genome, TCATACCTTACGTAAGGCCTTATTGCAGCCACGAAAACGAGAAAGTAAGATGGGATGCGATAAAGTGCCTCTTAGGTTTTCAGGACCCGAGCGGGCACGAGATGCTCAGGCAATATCTGCAATCAGGTTCCAGGGAAGAACTGGAACAGGCCACAACGCTCGTCGGCATTTTCAGAGTAACCGAGGCGATACCTGATCTCATAAAACTGTACCGGAGAGAAGGAGCGATAAAGACGGATTTGAGCTTAAAGCTTTTGATTATTCAGGCTCTCGGAAATATCGGGGACCAGAATTGCCTCGGTCTCTTTCGGGATATCCTGTCCGCGAAAAGTCTCTTCTTTAAGAAAGACGTGCAAAGGATGAAGGAAGAAGTATACAAAGCATTGAAGAATTTTCCTTACGAGGAGATTAAGGCCATTGCCCTCAAAGGGGCGCAGTCCAGGAACAAATTCATTAGTGAGGAATCCCTGCGGCTCAGAAAAATGAGGGGAAAATAAATGGAAAATATCATGACCTTCCTAGTAACGATCACCACCGCCATTTCGAATTGCTCCTTGTACTCGAAGAACCATCCCTCTGTCGATGAGTTCACGAGGAGGGCTGCCAAGGTGTTGGACATTCTTCTGCGAGAGGCGGGACGCCTCGATATTATGCATGTGGAAAATAAGCTTATCATTAACGAAATGCCTTTTGCCGCAACCGGATTGCAGGATAGCAAGCTGATGAACAGGCTCAAGAGAAAACGGGTCTCCTATGTAAAATTCCTGCCTGCCGTCACTGTCGATGAATTAAAACAATTTGTGAGCGAATTGGTCGAAATTGATAAGGACATGCCTCAGTTTCCTCACATAAAAACGGGTGTTCTTGATGTCGAAGTCGATGAATATAAAGAGTATGCCGATTTCGACAGTGATGATATCTCAAGTTTCGTATCGAGGCAGGTTCAAACGGCAAGGAATATCTATAATGACTTCTCGCAGGCCAGGAAACCCGATATGCCGTTGCTCTATGACATGATGAAGAATTTTGTCGTCGCCTTTAAAAAGCGCATGAACATCCTTCAACTACTGAGCGACGCCAAGTCCCGCGAGGAATATACGTATATACACGCGACAAATGTGTCCGCACTGTCGATATTCCAGATGGAAGGCTTGGGGATGAAGGAAAAGTCAGTGTTGTGTGATGTCGGAATCGCGGGGCTTCTTCATGACGTGGGCAAATTGTTTATATCCGGCGACCCGCTCGAGAAGAGGGGCCCCCTTGACGAAAAGGAGTGGGAAGAGATAAAACGCCATCCCTTACATGGGGCAAAATACCTGTATCCCATAGAGGGCCTTCCCCATCTTGCGACGGTAGTGGCATTCCAGCATCACTTCAGAAAAGATGGCAGAGGATATCCCCCGCTTCGCACAATGAGTATTGACGAACACATCTGCAGCGAGATCGTTACGATCTCGGACGTGTTTGATGCGTTGCGAAGCGTGAGACCTTATCGAAAGGACTTGCACACACAAGAAGTCCTTCTCATCATGAAGAAGGACAGCGCTGCCTTCAATCCGGTCCTCTTGCAGAATTTTATGCGCAGGTTGCATGAAGCGCTACCGACCTAATGCATACTGCGCAGACCAGAATTAACGCCTTGGATCTAAATTGGGGAGAATCAAAGGCACTCGCCAAGTCGGCTTCTGCCAGTTCCGCCACTCTCGCTTGTTAATGCTAAGAAAATCTGTTTCCGGTCAACCGTCTTGTGCTGCGACCGCGACCAGCGCCACCTCTTCATCTGGTTCAAGAAAGATATCAGGATAATTCCCAAAGGCCCCTTCTCAAGCTCAGTTTGGCAGGACCATTTTATTGTTCCGCCGAAGATTTCGATTTCATGCCCACCTACGGCTCCAAGTTCACCGACTCCCGACGAAATTATTTTTGGAGAACTGATATACTTAATAAGGGAATCGAAAAGAATATCGGGAATGCAATCCGGCAAATCATGATCAAGCGGTACTTGCCTCTGGCGGTTTTTCTTCTCGGCGGAATCCTAGGCTTTTTCCTCCGGGACACCCTGGCTAAACACCATTCGGAGTCCCTTTCGCATGTCGAAGTTCGCGAAGGGGGCTTCAGATACGTGAGTCCGCTCCTTGAATGCGAGAGTTCCAGAGACTCGGACGAAAATATCGAACTCAAGCCTTTGGAGCGGAAGATAAGAAAAGCGATAGAGGATCAGAAAAAAAGAAATTGGTTAGGCGAAGAATCGGTTTATCTCCGCAGGCTCAACTCCGGGAAATGGTTCAGCGTGAACCCGGTCGTCTTCTACTATCCCGCGAGCCTCATGAAGGTCCCTGTGCTCATGGCGGTCCTGAAACAGGCGGAGAGGGACCCTCACCTTCTCGGCGTGAAGATACGGTTTTCCGGAAAGACCGAACTGAGCGACCTGTCCCCCTATTTCGCTCCTTCAAAGAAATTGGAGGCAGGGAAGTCGTACACCATGGAAGAATTGTTGAACCGGATGATCGTCTATTCCGACAACGACGCACTGTCTCTCATCGTGGAGCAGGTCGGTAAACCGGCCGTCAGCCGGACCTTCGAAGAGCTCGGACTTCTCGATCCCTTCTCCGCATATTACAAAGAACATGCTTACACCTTGACCGTGGACCAGTATGTCGTCTTCCTTCGTGTCCTCTACAATGCATCTTACCTGAGCAGGGAGATGTCCGAGAAGGCCCTGGACCTGCTGACCAAGATTGAGTTCAGACAGGGCCTCGTCGAGGGTGTTCCACCGAAGATACCCGTTGCTCACAAGTTCGGTGAACGCATATGGGAAAATACTTCTCAGGGAAAAGAACTCCACGATTGCGGCATCATTTACTACCCCGCTCATCCGTACCTCTTATGCATCATGACGCGGGGAGATTCCTTTGAATACCTTGATGACGGCATCAAAGAGACGTCCCGCGTAATTTATGAAGAACTCGACCGCCTCTGGAGCCCTAATAACCGGAAGGGCCTTCCTTAGAATTCTCATCATCCTTGTCGCGGGACGGCGGCCTGAATCACCGGCGGGTCACTATTGATCGGCTCTCGATGAGAAAATGGTTCGTCAGTTCGATGGAACGTTCCGCGAATGAGTAGGTACTTCGTAAAGCTCACCGAGGCGCATCACGGATAGAGATTCTCCCCATATCAAAAGTTCATGTTGACAAGCCGTCCTAATATTGTAAGAATTGAGCATTAGCAGGTGAGGAAGGCGATGAAAATCGAAGGCAGGCATTCGGGCCGGTCGGCGTCAGGGACAGGAAAGATTAGCCTGTCGGACAAGAAGGCCGAGAGGAGAGGGAGCCTGAGGGCGCTCATTAAGGTTTCCGTCAATGGCGTGTTTCAGGACGATTTCTTCTACGCCGTCGCGCAGAATATCAGTACTTCGGGAATCCTCTTCGAGACGGATAAACTCCTTGTCGAGGGAGACAAGATCGCGTGTTCCTTCGTCCTCCAGCATAAAATAGATATAGACGGAGAAGTCGTGCGCTCAGAGAGAAAGACCCCGGATCTCTACCACTGTGGGGTACGGTTTCTCAATCTCGATCCTAAGGCAAAAGCGGAGATAGAAGAACTCGTCGCCGTTCAAAAACGGCAGGGGGAACGCCGCAGGGATTAGTTCATGCGATAATGCGAGGAGTGGCTGTCACACCCTCAACTGCAGATTGATGAAGTCCGTAATTTCCTCGAGTTCATCTCCGGTGAACTGGAGGAAGACCTTCGATTTCTTCTCTTCGATCATTCTGTCGACCTTATCAATGACCCCTACGATGTCCGTTGTCGTGAGGCTTATCTTCCTCGTCGTCTTTTCATTGCCTGTTTTTTGATAGGCAAAATCGAGCAAGTCCTCGAGGTCTCCGAGAGATAATTTTAACTTGAAAGACCGGAGTGCCGGCGTCCCGATGGATATGCATCCGTCTGCGCTCGAAAAACTGAACAGCCAAGAGTCGATCTCTTTTATCACTTCCTCTTGAGGCGGATTGTCCGCCGAATCGCGTCGTCTACTCGCCGGTAACTCGGGATCCTCCCGCGGCTTCAGTAACGATGACAGATCGTCGCTTGTGTCATCCGATGGTATATCGTTATACCGTTCGTCCTTCTCTGCAACGCGCAGATGGCTCGTGGGTGCATGTTTCGTGAGAACAACGTCGTTGCTGAAGTACCCGCAAACGCAGTTGTTGAAAGTCCCGTAATTCTGGCGACCACATGATGGACATTTCCAGGGCATAAACTCCTCCTTATCGTTCAGTTCCATGAAACCTCCTCCGGCCAATCGCCTGCATGTCGATTACTATAATAGGTCCCCATACCCCTCTGACCGAAAATCTCTCCGAGAATGAGAAAAGGCCCCGTAATTACATGTTGTCAGGCTTCTCAAAAGGTTAATGTGATACCGATCACAAAAACGGGGAATCATCGGGGAAAGATGCCACAATGGCTGATGCTGGTACGTGCCCTTGACACATCAGGAAAGGCGGACGCCATCGGGAGCGCCCAACTCAGACTACTTCCACCCTTGACGAATGATCCTGAATCCGACCTGTTCCTGCGGGACCTGAACCGGGCCCTGCGGTGTCTGCTGCACCACGTTCATGTGCTGTTTCCGATATTCAGCAGAAATCTCGTAATGATTCGACAATGACCCGCTTTCGACAAAGGCGATTTTGTAATCCTTCATGTTCTGTACCGCATTCAGCCCGAGTTCATTTTCGGGA is a window encoding:
- a CDS encoding HD domain-containing phosphohydrolase — encoded protein: MENIMTFLVTITTAISNCSLYSKNHPSVDEFTRRAAKVLDILLREAGRLDIMHVENKLIINEMPFAATGLQDSKLMNRLKRKRVSYVKFLPAVTVDELKQFVSELVEIDKDMPQFPHIKTGVLDVEVDEYKEYADFDSDDISSFVSRQVQTARNIYNDFSQARKPDMPLLYDMMKNFVVAFKKRMNILQLLSDAKSREEYTYIHATNVSALSIFQMEGLGMKEKSVLCDVGIAGLLHDVGKLFISGDPLEKRGPLDEKEWEEIKRHPLHGAKYLYPIEGLPHLATVVAFQHHFRKDGRGYPPLRTMSIDEHICSEIVTISDVFDALRSVRPYRKDLHTQEVLLIMKKDSAAFNPVLLQNFMRRLHEALPT
- a CDS encoding serine hydrolase; its protein translation is MIKRYLPLAVFLLGGILGFFLRDTLAKHHSESLSHVEVREGGFRYVSPLLECESSRDSDENIELKPLERKIRKAIEDQKKRNWLGEESVYLRRLNSGKWFSVNPVVFYYPASLMKVPVLMAVLKQAERDPHLLGVKIRFSGKTELSDLSPYFAPSKKLEAGKSYTMEELLNRMIVYSDNDALSLIVEQVGKPAVSRTFEELGLLDPFSAYYKEHAYTLTVDQYVVFLRVLYNASYLSREMSEKALDLLTKIEFRQGLVEGVPPKIPVAHKFGERIWENTSQGKELHDCGIIYYPAHPYLLCIMTRGDSFEYLDDGIKETSRVIYEELDRLWSPNNRKGLP
- a CDS encoding PilZ domain-containing protein, translated to MKIEGRHSGRSASGTGKISLSDKKAERRGSLRALIKVSVNGVFQDDFFYAVAQNISTSGILFETDKLLVEGDKIACSFVLQHKIDIDGEVVRSERKTPDLYHCGVRFLNLDPKAKAEIEELVAVQKRQGERRRD